A window of Parasynechococcus marenigrum WH 8102 contains these coding sequences:
- the psbA gene encoding photosystem II q(b) protein — translation MTTTLQQRSGASSWQAFCEWVTSTNNRLYVGWFGVLMIPTLLAATICFVIAFVAAPPVDIDGIREPVAGSLIYGNNIISGAVVPSSNAIGLHFYPIWEAASLDEWLYNGGPFQLVVFHFLIGIYAYMGREWELSYRLGMRPWICVAYSAPVAAASAVFLVYPFGQGSFSDAMPLGISGTFNYMLVFQAEHNILMHPFHMLGVAGVFGGSLFSAMHGSLVTSSLVRETTETESQNYGYKFGQEEETYNIVAAHGYFGRLIFQYASFNNSRSLHFFLAAWPVVGIWFTALGVSTMAFNLNGFNFNQSILDGQGRVLNTWADVLNRAGLGMEVMHERNAHNFPLDLAAAESTPVALQVPAIG, via the coding sequence ATGACCACCACCCTCCAGCAGCGCTCCGGCGCTTCCAGCTGGCAGGCCTTCTGCGAGTGGGTCACCTCCACCAACAACCGTCTTTATGTCGGTTGGTTCGGTGTGCTGATGATCCCCACCCTGCTGGCTGCCACCATCTGCTTCGTCATCGCTTTCGTCGCCGCTCCTCCGGTTGACATCGATGGCATCCGCGAGCCTGTCGCTGGCTCCCTGATCTACGGCAACAACATCATCTCCGGTGCTGTTGTTCCTTCCAGCAACGCCATCGGCCTGCACTTCTATCCCATCTGGGAAGCCGCTTCTCTCGATGAGTGGCTGTACAACGGCGGTCCTTTCCAGCTCGTCGTCTTCCACTTCCTGATCGGCATCTACGCCTACATGGGTCGTGAGTGGGAACTCTCCTACCGCCTGGGCATGCGCCCCTGGATCTGCGTCGCCTACAGCGCACCTGTCGCTGCTGCCTCTGCAGTCTTCCTGGTCTACCCCTTCGGTCAGGGCTCCTTCTCTGACGCCATGCCCCTGGGCATCTCCGGCACGTTCAACTACATGCTGGTGTTCCAGGCTGAGCACAACATCCTGATGCACCCCTTCCACATGCTGGGTGTTGCAGGTGTGTTCGGTGGCTCCTTGTTCTCCGCCATGCACGGCTCCCTGGTGACCTCCTCCCTGGTGCGTGAAACCACCGAGACCGAGTCCCAGAACTACGGCTACAAGTTTGGCCAAGAGGAAGAGACCTACAACATCGTGGCTGCCCACGGTTACTTCGGTCGCCTGATCTTCCAATACGCCTCCTTCAACAACAGCCGTAGCCTCCACTTCTTCCTGGCTGCCTGGCCTGTTGTCGGTATCTGGTTCACCGCCCTGGGCGTGTCAACCATGGCCTTCAACCTGAACGGCTTCAACTTCAACCAGTCCATCCTTGATGGTCAGGGCCGCGTCCTGAACACCTGGGCCGACGTGTTGAACCGTGCCGGCCTCGGCATGGAAGTGATGCACGAGCGCAACGCTCACAACTTCCCCCTCGACCTGGCTGCTGCTGAGTCCACTCCTGTGGCTCTGCAGGTTCCTGCCATCGGTTGA
- a CDS encoding cupin domain-containing protein: protein MDSLVARWRLQPHPEGGWYREVQRSSIQVTRPDGQQRSAITTVLFLLGAEDVSRWHCVHGGDEIWTFLSGVPLSLFQHSDAADGSHEQVISEDQPLAWVPAGVWMAARSQGDYSLVSCCVGPGFSFDDFEMLRDRARSEWPKGIDERLI from the coding sequence ATGGACTCCCTCGTGGCCCGTTGGCGGCTGCAGCCTCATCCAGAAGGCGGTTGGTATCGGGAAGTGCAACGGAGCTCCATTCAGGTCACAAGGCCCGATGGCCAGCAGCGCAGTGCCATCACGACCGTGCTGTTTCTGCTCGGTGCCGAGGATGTGAGTCGCTGGCACTGCGTTCACGGTGGTGATGAGATCTGGACCTTCCTCAGTGGCGTCCCCCTCAGCTTGTTCCAACATTCCGATGCTGCAGACGGATCCCATGAACAGGTGATCAGTGAGGATCAGCCCTTGGCCTGGGTTCCAGCGGGGGTCTGGATGGCAGCGCGTAGCCAAGGGGACTACAGCCTGGTGAGCTGTTGCGTCGGCCCCGGCTTCAGCTTTGACGATTTCGAGATGCTGCGCGATCGGGCGCGATCCGAATGGCCAAAGGGGATTGATGAACGGTTGATCTGA
- a CDS encoding ABC transporter permease has product MSHLLSELWLAQASEAGAVGATADSIVNWLLGNGGALFSLINTVILVLTAIVEQLLNAPAPWLLALVVALLGLWRVSAAFGLLSLLGLNLVQAMGLWELMVSSLALVLTASLLALAIGLPLGVLAARQRSIWQLTRPLLDLMQTMPAFVYLIPAVMLFSTGAVPSVIATLIFAMPPVVRLTVLGIRQVPADLIEAGRSFGCSEWQLLTKVQLPNALPTLMTGVNQTIMLALSMVVIASMIGGGGLGDVVLRGIQQLNIGLGFEGGLAVVILAVILDRLSQSLSTPPSRSVRDRVRSLAMLWRIR; this is encoded by the coding sequence ATGAGTCATCTCTTGAGTGAGCTGTGGCTGGCACAGGCCAGCGAAGCCGGGGCGGTAGGCGCGACAGCCGACAGCATTGTCAACTGGCTGCTTGGCAATGGCGGTGCCCTGTTCAGCCTGATCAACACCGTCATCCTTGTGCTGACGGCGATCGTCGAACAGCTGCTGAACGCACCCGCCCCCTGGCTGCTCGCACTGGTGGTGGCCCTGCTTGGGCTCTGGCGCGTCAGTGCCGCGTTCGGTCTTCTCAGTCTTCTCGGACTGAATCTGGTGCAGGCCATGGGCCTGTGGGAGCTGATGGTCAGCAGCCTGGCCCTTGTGCTGACTGCCTCCTTGCTGGCCCTCGCGATCGGTCTTCCTTTGGGTGTGTTGGCTGCCCGGCAACGGAGCATCTGGCAGCTCACCCGTCCGCTGCTGGATCTGATGCAGACCATGCCGGCCTTTGTGTACCTGATTCCCGCAGTGATGCTGTTCAGCACCGGCGCCGTTCCTTCGGTGATCGCCACATTGATCTTCGCGATGCCACCGGTGGTACGGCTCACCGTTCTGGGCATCCGCCAAGTACCGGCGGATCTGATCGAAGCCGGGCGATCCTTCGGCTGCTCCGAGTGGCAGTTGCTCACCAAGGTGCAACTGCCTAATGCCTTACCCACGCTGATGACCGGCGTGAATCAGACGATCATGCTGGCGCTGTCAATGGTGGTGATCGCCTCAATGATCGGTGGTGGAGGGCTGGGTGATGTGGTGTTGCGGGGCATCCAGCAACTGAACATCGGCCTGGGCTTTGAGGGAGGCCTGGCCGTGGTGATCCTGGCGGTCATCCTGGACCGGCTCAGCCAGAGCCTCAGCACACCCCCCAGCCGATCCGTGCGGGATCGGGTCCGCAGCCTTGCCATGCTTTGGAGGATTCGATGA
- a CDS encoding glycine betaine ABC transporter substrate-binding protein translates to MNKLQLWRRRSVLLAGLGLAGASLHNLASRPEADTSAPATNTPASTSQVQSTNDRNPASAPLKLGWSPWADAEVVSLMATQLIESELNQPVERVMADIGIQYQSVARGDLDLMLMAWLPGTHLDYWSKVRDRVLDLGPMYSGRLGWIVPDYVPEEVIASIEQLQDPQLAARFDGRVQGIDPGSGLNQASLKALNQYGLTSMELVASSSAAMAAVLAQAIDEQRWLIATSWTPHWMFARYKLRFLDDPKGSFGATERIHAVARQGLDQLHPAVTAFLSRFHLPESDLDGLLLQAQESSAETAVSIYLARHPNRVRYWTTGEI, encoded by the coding sequence ATGAACAAGCTTCAGCTCTGGCGACGACGCAGTGTGCTGCTGGCTGGCTTGGGTCTGGCGGGTGCCTCCCTGCACAACCTGGCCAGTCGCCCTGAAGCCGACACATCCGCCCCGGCGACGAACACCCCTGCATCAACGTCCCAGGTTCAGTCGACCAACGACCGCAACCCTGCCAGTGCCCCCTTGAAGCTGGGCTGGTCGCCATGGGCCGATGCCGAAGTGGTGAGTCTGATGGCGACGCAGCTGATCGAATCGGAGTTGAATCAACCGGTGGAACGGGTGATGGCAGACATCGGCATCCAGTACCAATCCGTGGCCCGCGGCGATCTGGACCTGATGCTGATGGCCTGGCTGCCAGGCACCCATCTGGATTACTGGAGCAAGGTGCGTGATCGGGTGCTGGATCTCGGGCCGATGTATTCCGGCCGGCTGGGCTGGATCGTGCCCGACTATGTGCCAGAGGAGGTGATTGCCAGCATTGAGCAACTCCAGGATCCGCAGCTGGCGGCTCGCTTTGATGGCCGGGTCCAGGGCATCGACCCCGGGTCCGGCCTGAACCAGGCCTCACTCAAAGCCCTGAATCAATACGGATTGACGTCGATGGAGCTGGTGGCGTCCAGCAGCGCGGCCATGGCTGCTGTGTTGGCCCAGGCGATCGACGAGCAACGCTGGCTGATCGCCACGAGCTGGACCCCCCATTGGATGTTTGCCCGCTACAAGCTGCGCTTCCTTGACGACCCCAAGGGCAGCTTCGGAGCAACAGAACGCATCCATGCCGTGGCACGCCAAGGCCTGGATCAGCTGCATCCTGCGGTGACAGCGTTCCTCAGCCGCTTCCATCTGCCTGAGAGCGACCTGGATGGCTTGCTATTGCAGGCCCAGGAGTCATCCGCCGAGACCGCGGTATCGATCTACCTGGCCCGCCATCCCAATCGGGTTCGCTACTGGACAACCGGAGAGATCTAG
- a CDS encoding DUF2301 domain-containing membrane protein, which translates to MTTADPQFEGVYGPYTITEVDRNEVQRYRLALLSTGLALLAGILHCWLLGARWAWVWILPIGTGLGLALLWIHIYLRPLHRALQLFWLTGCLGWGTLLISAGPPHALLTLADQRLWILAIGPLFAALAGIGFKEFFCFQRLEAIGLTLLLPVALLGQLVGLINPHVCLALMAVAAALLVVIALRKFGMDAAADVGDKSVFAYLDGQLSARTS; encoded by the coding sequence ATGACCACGGCTGATCCACAATTTGAGGGGGTCTACGGCCCATACACAATCACCGAAGTCGACCGCAATGAGGTGCAGCGCTATCGCCTGGCGCTGCTGAGCACAGGTCTGGCGCTGCTGGCGGGGATCCTGCACTGCTGGCTGCTAGGTGCCCGCTGGGCATGGGTCTGGATCCTGCCCATCGGCACCGGTCTCGGGCTGGCCCTGCTCTGGATTCACATTTACCTCCGCCCCCTGCACCGAGCGCTTCAGCTGTTCTGGCTGACGGGCTGCCTGGGCTGGGGCACGCTGCTGATCAGCGCCGGTCCGCCCCATGCCCTGCTCACCCTGGCGGATCAACGGCTCTGGATCCTGGCGATCGGGCCCCTGTTCGCCGCCCTGGCGGGCATCGGATTCAAGGAGTTTTTCTGCTTTCAGCGCCTGGAAGCAATCGGCCTCACCCTGTTGCTGCCTGTGGCTCTGCTGGGCCAACTGGTCGGCCTGATCAACCCTCACGTCTGCCTGGCGCTGATGGCGGTGGCTGCTGCTCTGCTGGTGGTTATCGCCCTGCGCAAGTTCGGGATGGACGCCGCCGCTGATGTCGGCGACAAGAGCGTGTTTGCTTATCTGGACGGTCAACTGTCCGCGCGCACCTCGTGA
- a CDS encoding aspartoacylase, with protein MTRCDVLVVGGTHGNEINGAWLVDQWRDQHDLLDAAGLSLALEIGNPEARTANRRYVDRDLNRCFTADLLNQGGQEQELQRARQLLAWHGPDGATPCRVALDLHSTTAAMGSCLVVYGRRPADLALAARVQGALGLPIYLHEADAAQTGFLVEQWPCGLVIEVGPVPQGVLDALVVRQTRIALETCCQELAAARAGTGRDPHNLVVHRHLGSVDLPRDQRDCAAAMVHPQLQGQDWRPLMDGAAMFELPRGGTVPLQADEGETWPLFINEAAYAEKRIAFSLTRREVWPIDPSWGQALEQLMG; from the coding sequence ATGACCCGCTGCGATGTGCTGGTGGTGGGTGGCACCCATGGCAACGAAATCAATGGGGCCTGGCTGGTGGACCAGTGGCGTGATCAGCACGATTTGCTGGATGCCGCGGGGCTCTCTCTGGCTCTGGAGATCGGCAATCCCGAGGCCCGCACAGCCAACCGTCGCTACGTCGACCGAGATCTCAACCGCTGCTTCACCGCGGATCTGTTGAATCAGGGGGGGCAGGAGCAGGAATTGCAGCGCGCCCGGCAGCTCCTCGCTTGGCACGGCCCCGACGGCGCGACCCCCTGCCGGGTGGCCCTGGACCTGCACAGCACCACAGCAGCCATGGGCAGCTGCCTGGTCGTGTACGGCCGTCGCCCCGCCGATCTGGCACTGGCTGCACGGGTGCAAGGGGCTCTTGGACTGCCGATCTACCTGCATGAGGCCGATGCCGCTCAGACAGGGTTTCTGGTGGAGCAGTGGCCCTGCGGGCTGGTGATCGAAGTGGGGCCCGTGCCTCAGGGGGTCCTGGATGCACTGGTGGTGCGCCAAACCCGGATCGCTCTCGAGACGTGTTGTCAGGAATTGGCCGCGGCGCGTGCGGGTACGGGCCGGGACCCCCACAACCTGGTGGTGCATCGTCACCTCGGCAGTGTTGATTTGCCGCGTGATCAACGTGATTGTGCAGCTGCCATGGTTCATCCACAGCTGCAGGGACAGGATTGGCGGCCGCTGATGGATGGAGCGGCCATGTTTGAACTGCCTCGCGGAGGCACGGTGCCGCTTCAGGCGGATGAAGGAGAGACCTGGCCTCTGTTCATCAATGAGGCGGCCTATGCCGAAAAGAGGATCGCTTTTTCATTGACCCGCCGGGAGGTCTGGCCCATCGATCCGAGTTGGGGGCAAGCTTTGGAGCAGCTGATGGGCTGA
- a CDS encoding glutathione S-transferase C-terminal domain-containing protein has product MAIPPALVIAARQGWQWQWQRLMGGLGPADAEGNYQRPSSDHLSASVPSFVLATLPEQRRPLLILGRSCPWAHRTWLVHQLRRLGSSITPLIARADHRAGRWQLDPPWQGCHTLLELYRRCGAPPSYRATVPVLVDPSGPRILGNESAQLVELFNEWPAPDGAPDLAAAHQRGEIDRWQSLLQPAVNDGVYRCGFARTQGAYDRAETDLFNALQQVEQALQDGRSWLCGDELSLADVRLFPTLIRWEVVYAPLFGCSRRPLWQFPNLWLWRQRLHALPGVDDTCDAKAWRQDYFGALFPLNPGGIIPAGPDLSTLVHAGIPRP; this is encoded by the coding sequence ATGGCCATCCCCCCGGCTCTAGTAATAGCCGCCCGGCAGGGCTGGCAATGGCAATGGCAGCGATTGATGGGAGGCCTGGGGCCGGCTGATGCGGAGGGGAACTACCAGCGACCCAGCAGCGATCACCTGAGCGCCAGCGTTCCATCCTTTGTTCTCGCGACGCTGCCGGAGCAGCGACGCCCCCTGTTGATCCTCGGAAGAAGCTGTCCGTGGGCCCACCGCACCTGGCTGGTGCATCAATTGCGGCGACTCGGCAGCAGCATTACACCGCTGATCGCCAGGGCCGACCACCGCGCCGGACGATGGCAATTGGATCCCCCCTGGCAGGGGTGCCACACCTTGCTGGAGCTGTACCGGCGCTGTGGTGCTCCCCCCTCGTACCGGGCCACCGTGCCGGTGCTGGTGGATCCCAGCGGGCCTCGGATCCTCGGCAACGAAAGCGCTCAATTGGTGGAGCTGTTCAACGAATGGCCAGCACCCGATGGGGCACCGGATCTGGCAGCTGCGCATCAACGAGGGGAGATCGACCGTTGGCAATCGCTGCTGCAACCAGCCGTCAACGACGGGGTCTACCGCTGTGGATTCGCCCGCACACAGGGGGCCTACGACCGCGCCGAAACAGACCTCTTTAACGCCCTCCAGCAAGTGGAGCAGGCTCTTCAAGATGGTCGCTCCTGGCTTTGCGGCGATGAGCTCAGCCTGGCGGATGTTCGCCTGTTCCCCACCTTGATCCGCTGGGAGGTGGTTTACGCCCCTCTGTTCGGCTGCAGCCGCCGACCACTTTGGCAATTCCCCAATCTCTGGCTTTGGCGGCAGCGCTTGCACGCGCTTCCTGGTGTGGACGACACCTGTGATGCCAAAGCATGGCGCCAGGACTATTTCGGGGCCTTGTTTCCGCTGAATCCCGGCGGAATTATTCCGGCCGGACCTGACCTGAGCACACTGGTGCATGCCGGCATTCCCAGGCCATGA